The sequence AGTTCATCAGGAACCACACTACGCCGGCGGATTCGCTGCCCGACTTGGATTCGAGTTCGTAGGCGCGTGCGGGGCGCGGTTGGTAATTCGCGGTGTCGTGCTGGGCGCACCACACCGTCGGCTGCCCGTTGTTCACGATCTGCGCCTTGAGCAGGTAGTCAATCGCCTTCTCGAGCGCGGTGTTCATCTTGGCGCGGGTCGCGTCGTCGATGATGTCGCTATCGAAGGGAGACGTCTTGTTCGCGATGTCCATCATGGTCACCATGGCGCGGACCATCGCGTTGTCGTTGAGGGTAATGTGGTCGCTGTAGTCGTTGCGTTTGGGCCAAACCTGCGGGAGACCGCCCGTGGAACGCTGCATGGCCAAAAGGAAATTGACCGCCTTGTTGAAGCTCGTCTTGAAGGTGGATTTGTAGCTGGAATTCGTAGTCTCTTTATAGCGCACCGCCAGCAGGCGCATTTCCTGTATGGTCGCGTCGTTGTCGATAGTGCCGACGTCGCCTCCGGTCGCGGAGCGCCATCCGGATTTTTCACCGCCCGAATACGGGTTTTTGTAGCTTTCGGCCATGGCCTTGTAGAAACCGCCGTTGTCGATTTGCCAAGTGGTCATGTTGTAGGCGTACTTGTCGATGTCCATGCCGCTTGCGGCATCGGTCAGTTCCGAATAGCCGCGGTAGCTGTTGATTTTCGAGACAGCCGTAGCGGGCGGCTCGTAGTCCGCCGCCAATGCGATAGAACTCCCGGAAAATAGGACCAGTGTTGTGAATACTCCAAACCGACGATTACCCATGCCATCCTCTTCGTCAAGACAACGATTCCATACTTCGTTAATCTAACTTAATACATGCCGAAAAAGCCGCCGAAAGGCGTTTTTTTCATTTACATGTTGTCCAAAGAACAACGCGAAAAACCGTTGAAAAACGTTTTTTTGAGAATCAATGTCTAATGATGCGACCTTGAAGGTCGTACTTGGGAACTAGTAACAAGGAACTTGGAACTATTCTACGGTCACGCTCTTCGCGAGGTTGCGCGGCTGGTCCACGTCGTTTCCACGCAGGACGGCGATGTGGTAGGCGAGCAGCTGCAAGGGCACGCAGGTCACGATGGGCATGAGCATCGGGATGGTCTTCGGGACCTTGATGAGGTGGTCGGCGAATTCATCGAGCGGCTGGCAGTCTTCGGTAGTGACCGCGATGACGCGTCCGCCACGGGCCTTGATTTCACGCACGTTGCTGATGACCTTGTCGAACAGCGCATCCTTCGGGGCGATGACCACCACGGGCATGTTCTCGTCGATAAGGGCGATGGGCCCGTGCTTCATTTCGGCGGCGGGATAGCCTTCGGCGTGGATGTAGCTGATTTCCTTGAGTTTCAGGGCGCCTTCCATGGCGACGGGGTAGTTGTAGTGGCGGCCCAGGTACAGGAAGTTGTTCGCCTTCACGTACTGGTGCGCGATGCCCGCGATTTGGTCCGAAAGCTTGAGGGTCTGCTCTACCAGTTTGGGGAGTTCCTGCATCGCCTTCACGATGTCCGCGCCGCTTTCGAAACTGAGCCTGCGCTGGCGGCCGAGCAAGAGGGCGATCATGGCGAGCACGGTCACCTGGCTTGTGAACGCCTTGGTGCTCGCGACACCGATTTCGGGGCCCGCGTGCAGATACACACCGCCGTCGCTCGTGCGGGCGATGGTGGAACCCACCCCGTTACAGATGGCGAGCGCGGTGGCGCCCTTCTGCTGGGCTTCCTTGAGGGCGGCGAGCGTGTCGGCCGTCTCGCCGGACTGGCTGATGGCGAGGACCAGCGTCCCCGGCTTGATGATGGGGTTCCTGTAACGGAACTCCGAAGCGTATTCGACTTCCACGGGAACGCCCGCGAGGTCTTCGATCATGTATTCGCCGACCATGCCCGCGTAGTAGCTCGTGCCGCATGCGGTGATGATGATGCGGTTGATGTTCCTCAGTTCCCTGATGTTCGTGTCGAGGCCCGCGAGTTTCGCGTTGCCTTCGGCGCTCAGCAGGCGCCCGCGCATGGTATTGCGGAGCACTTCGGGCTGTTCAAAGATTTCCTTGAGCATGAAGTGCGGGAACCCGCCCTTCGCGACGGCGTCCGCGTCGAATTCCACGTCCTTGACTTCGCGCTGCACTTCGTGGCTGTTCATGTTCACGATGGAGTAGTCGCAGCCCTTGATCTGCACCACGTCGTTGTCGTCGAGGTAGACGACCTTCTGGGTGTGGTTGATGATGGCGGAGACGTCGCTTGCGAGGAAGAATTCCGAACCGTTCCCGATGCCGAGGATGAGCGGGGAGCCGCGGCGCGCCCCAATAAGCGTATTGGGCTCGTCCTTGCAGATGACTGCAAGGCCGAAAGTGCCCTCGACAAGGGCGAGGGCCTTCAGCACCGCGGCCTTCAGGTCGCCCTTGTAGTAGCGGGCGATGAGGTGCGCGACTACTTCGGTATCGGTTTCGGACTTGAACTGGATGCCTT comes from Fibrobacter sp. and encodes:
- the glmS gene encoding glutamine--fructose-6-phosphate transaminase (isomerizing) — its product is MCGIVGYIGQNEALPILVGGLKKLEYRGYDSSGIAVIDNNKISVVRASGKISALEDCLKAQTIHGKTGIAHTRWATHGAPTVANAHPHTSFDGRISIVHNGIIENYASLKAKLVSEGIQFKSETDTEVVAHLIARYYKGDLKAAVLKALALVEGTFGLAVICKDEPNTLIGARRGSPLILGIGNGSEFFLASDVSAIINHTQKVVYLDDNDVVQIKGCDYSIVNMNSHEVQREVKDVEFDADAVAKGGFPHFMLKEIFEQPEVLRNTMRGRLLSAEGNAKLAGLDTNIRELRNINRIIITACGTSYYAGMVGEYMIEDLAGVPVEVEYASEFRYRNPIIKPGTLVLAISQSGETADTLAALKEAQQKGATALAICNGVGSTIARTSDGGVYLHAGPEIGVASTKAFTSQVTVLAMIALLLGRQRRLSFESGADIVKAMQELPKLVEQTLKLSDQIAGIAHQYVKANNFLYLGRHYNYPVAMEGALKLKEISYIHAEGYPAAEMKHGPIALIDENMPVVVIAPKDALFDKVISNVREIKARGGRVIAVTTEDCQPLDEFADHLIKVPKTIPMLMPIVTCVPLQLLAYHIAVLRGNDVDQPRNLAKSVTVE
- a CDS encoding pectate lyase — protein: MGNRRFGVFTTLVLFSGSSIALAADYEPPATAVSKINSYRGYSELTDAASGMDIDKYAYNMTTWQIDNGGFYKAMAESYKNPYSGGEKSGWRSATGGDVGTIDNDATIQEMRLLAVRYKETTNSSYKSTFKTSFNKAVNFLLAMQRSTGGLPQVWPKRNDYSDHITLNDNAMVRAMVTMMDIANKTSPFDSDIIDDATRAKMNTALEKAIDYLLKAQIVNNGQPTVWCAQHDTANYQPRPARAYELESKSGSESAGVVWFLMN